One Candidatus Vicinibacter affinis DNA window includes the following coding sequences:
- a CDS encoding cytochrome c — protein sequence MKLTNIFKVLALAFLITSVYSSCSGGVKKDVKPIDVEKLTKNQPETHGTEIKDEDIPMKTPLDQAEVTNGKNIYDLKCSACHKLTDEKLVGPGWQGVTKKRKPAWIINMITNVDMMLEKDPEAQKLLEQCLVRMPNQNVSQPDALNLLSFMRSNDGEK from the coding sequence ATGAAATTAACAAACATTTTTAAAGTTTTGGCCTTGGCCTTTTTAATTACTTCTGTTTATTCTTCGTGCAGTGGAGGTGTGAAGAAAGATGTTAAGCCCATTGACGTGGAGAAGCTTACCAAAAATCAACCTGAAACTCATGGCACAGAAATCAAAGATGAGGACATCCCTATGAAGACCCCTTTAGATCAAGCGGAAGTTACCAATGGTAAAAATATCTATGATTTAAAATGCAGTGCCTGTCATAAGCTTACAGATGAAAAATTGGTGGGCCCGGGATGGCAGGGTGTGACAAAGAAAAGAAAGCCGGCCTGGATCATTAATATGATCACAAATGTGGACATGATGTTGGAAAAAGATCCCGAAGCACAGAAGCTTTTGGAACAATGTCTGGTGAGAATGCCAAATCAGAATGTAAGCCAGCCGGATGCTTTAAATCTTCTCTCATTTATGAGAAGCAATGATGGCGAAAAATAA
- a CDS encoding type III pantothenate kinase: MTLAIDIGNTRVKCGLFLGKNLEEFRVFERGEEGLFFNWITEIKYEKSILATVRKNTDPFLLKIQSLMQPVRFDGLSKLPIHLSYQTPETLGQDRIAALCGAYFLHPENNILLVNAGSCVTIDLLEANGTFLGGNIAPGMKMRWKAMHEFTGRLPLVEFAEVGDQVLGNDTTSALRLGVIKGILHEIRGYFTELHSKYSFLKCVMTGGDAPQLIRHSKMEIIEEPYLVLHGLNQILIANEKTT; encoded by the coding sequence TTGACCCTCGCTATAGACATCGGTAACACCAGAGTGAAGTGTGGCCTATTTCTCGGTAAAAACCTGGAAGAATTTCGAGTTTTTGAGAGGGGAGAGGAGGGGCTTTTTTTTAATTGGATAACTGAAATCAAATACGAAAAATCAATCCTGGCCACCGTTAGGAAAAACACGGACCCATTCCTTTTAAAAATTCAATCTTTAATGCAACCTGTCCGGTTCGATGGATTGAGTAAGTTACCCATTCATTTGTCATACCAAACACCTGAGACTTTAGGGCAGGATCGCATTGCAGCACTTTGCGGTGCTTATTTTTTACATCCTGAGAACAATATACTTTTGGTGAACGCTGGAAGTTGCGTTACAATTGATCTGTTGGAAGCCAATGGAACTTTTCTTGGAGGTAATATTGCTCCGGGGATGAAGATGAGGTGGAAGGCAATGCATGAATTTACCGGAAGGCTGCCTTTGGTGGAATTTGCAGAAGTGGGAGATCAAGTTTTAGGCAATGATACCACCTCAGCCCTTAGACTTGGTGTCATAAAGGGAATATTGCATGAAATACGGGGATATTTTACTGAGCTTCATTCAAAATACAGTTTTCTAAAATGCGTTATGACAGGTGGCGACGCACCACAGTTGATTCGTCATTCCAAAATGGAAATTATAGAAGAGCCCTACCTTGTTTTGCACGGTCTCAATCAAATTTTAATTGCAAATGAAAAAACTACTTAG
- a CDS encoding SRPBCC domain-containing protein produces the protein MAEEKIIKNTIQIIATPSKVWDALVNPDKTKKYMFGCETVSDWKVGSSLLWKGEYNGQSIVFVKGNIIAIDPGKFLAYTVIDPNNNEIPDLPENYLTVTYSLIQEDHHTTLTVTQGDYSKVAEGEKRYQESYNNGEGWNPILVQIKNLVESDSVL, from the coding sequence ATGGCTGAGGAAAAAATTATTAAGAACACCATTCAAATCATTGCCACTCCTTCCAAAGTGTGGGATGCTTTAGTGAATCCCGATAAAACTAAAAAATATATGTTCGGATGTGAGACAGTGTCGGATTGGAAAGTGGGCAGTTCGCTGCTGTGGAAAGGGGAATACAATGGACAATCAATCGTATTTGTAAAAGGAAATATCATTGCCATTGATCCGGGAAAATTTTTGGCCTATACAGTTATTGATCCAAACAATAACGAAATACCGGACCTTCCTGAAAATTATTTAACCGTGACTTACAGTTTGATTCAAGAAGACCATCATACTACTTTAACGGTAACTCAGGGAGACTATTCCAAAGTTGCCGAGGGAGAAAAAAGATATCAAGAGTCTTACAACAATGGAGAAGGATGGAATCCAATATTAGTCCAAATTAAAAATTTAGTTGAATCTGATTCAGTACTCTAA
- a CDS encoding Rrf2 family transcriptional regulator, giving the protein MIFTRTFSYSIKVLIFLALHFEEGRNFRVKDISEGLDVPDSFLAKILQKLAKNKLIQSHKGPNGGFAFNPSTLKTPLVEIIELTDSKDYLNTCVLNFHACNARNPCPMHHMVGSINAEIRKLLEKTCFEELLLNDRNLLLNQIKDKNYKPSVLIS; this is encoded by the coding sequence TTGATATTTACAAGAACTTTCAGTTACAGCATCAAGGTTTTGATTTTTCTGGCCTTACATTTTGAGGAAGGTAGAAATTTCAGGGTGAAGGACATTTCGGAAGGATTGGATGTTCCGGATTCATTTTTAGCTAAAATATTGCAGAAGCTGGCAAAGAACAAATTGATTCAATCACACAAAGGTCCAAACGGGGGTTTTGCATTCAATCCTTCAACCTTAAAAACGCCATTGGTTGAAATTATCGAATTAACCGATTCTAAGGATTACTTAAACACTTGTGTGTTAAATTTTCATGCCTGCAATGCACGCAATCCATGCCCCATGCATCACATGGTAGGCAGTATAAATGCGGAAATCAGAAAATTATTAGAAAAAACGTGTTTTGAAGAATTGCTGTTGAATGACAGAAATCTGTTACTCAATCAAATAAAGGATAAAAATTATAAACCTTCTGTTTTGATCAGTTAA
- the nosZ gene encoding Sec-dependent nitrous-oxide reductase, translated as MRKQIFKTALFLALGVVMIQTACKPKGMQTAVQGDAAVKAYVPPGQYDEFYNIVSGGFSGQMSVYGLPSGRLFRVIPVFSVDPEKGYGYSEESKAMLNTSHGFVPWDDLHHIALSTTDGIHDGKWAFGNGNNTPRIARIDLKTFRTAEIIEIPNSGGNHSSPFITENTEYVVAGTRFSVPMGDKLDVPINTYKENFRGTVSFISADKESGNMKIAFQILLPGVNFDLARAGKGKSHGWFFFSCYNSERANTLLEVNASLKDKDFVMAVNWKKAEEYVKAGKGQKRSVKYAHNIYDESKHMATSTIENEVIVLDPKDLPDMVYLMPCPKSPHGCDTDPTGEYIVGSGKLAAIIPVFSFTKIQDAIAQKKYDGDYEGIPVLNYDAVLHGEVKKPGLGPLHTEFDDKGNAYTSFFVSSEIVKWRLSDLQVLDRVATYYSVGHLCVPGGPTKKPWGKYVIAYNKITKDRYLPTGPELTQSAQLFSIDGDKMKLLLDFPTIGEPHYAEAIPAELLKKNSTKIYKLEDNKNPYAALGEKNAKVERKGNEVHVYMTSIRSHFTPDNIEGVKLGDAVYFHVTNLEQDWDVPHGFAVKGANNAELLIMPGETQTLLWKPERIGIFPMYCTDFCSALHQEMQGYIRVSPAGSNVPISFSTGVKREEKVQ; from the coding sequence ATGCGAAAACAAATTTTTAAAACTGCACTCTTTTTGGCTCTGGGAGTCGTGATGATTCAAACAGCTTGCAAACCTAAAGGAATGCAAACAGCAGTCCAGGGAGATGCTGCGGTTAAAGCTTATGTACCGCCCGGACAATATGACGAATTTTACAACATTGTCTCCGGTGGTTTCAGTGGTCAAATGTCCGTATATGGACTTCCTTCCGGACGTCTCTTTAGGGTAATTCCGGTTTTTTCGGTGGATCCTGAAAAAGGGTACGGATACAGCGAAGAATCCAAAGCCATGCTCAATACTTCACATGGTTTTGTGCCCTGGGATGATTTGCACCATATTGCGCTTTCTACCACCGATGGAATCCATGATGGGAAATGGGCTTTTGGTAATGGGAACAATACCCCCAGAATTGCCCGTATAGATCTCAAAACATTCCGAACAGCCGAAATTATCGAGATTCCAAACAGCGGTGGTAACCACTCTTCTCCTTTTATTACCGAAAACACGGAGTATGTGGTAGCAGGTACCCGTTTTAGTGTACCAATGGGAGACAAACTGGATGTGCCCATTAACACATATAAAGAAAATTTCCGTGGAACCGTTAGTTTCATTTCTGCTGATAAGGAATCCGGAAATATGAAAATTGCTTTTCAGATCTTATTGCCGGGGGTGAATTTTGACCTAGCAAGAGCTGGTAAAGGAAAATCTCATGGTTGGTTCTTTTTCTCTTGTTACAACTCTGAAAGAGCCAATACTTTACTGGAGGTAAATGCTTCCCTGAAAGATAAAGATTTTGTAATGGCAGTTAACTGGAAGAAAGCAGAAGAATACGTGAAAGCCGGAAAGGGACAAAAGAGGTCAGTCAAATACGCTCATAATATTTATGATGAATCCAAGCATATGGCGACCAGTACCATCGAAAATGAGGTGATTGTCTTAGATCCGAAAGATCTTCCTGATATGGTGTATTTGATGCCATGTCCGAAATCTCCTCATGGTTGCGATACTGACCCTACAGGTGAATATATTGTCGGAAGTGGCAAGCTCGCTGCCATCATTCCTGTATTTTCATTTACCAAAATTCAGGATGCGATTGCTCAAAAAAAATATGATGGTGATTATGAAGGAATACCTGTATTAAATTATGATGCAGTGTTGCATGGTGAAGTAAAAAAGCCCGGACTAGGTCCATTGCATACCGAATTTGATGATAAAGGAAATGCATATACTTCCTTCTTCGTTTCTTCAGAAATTGTAAAATGGCGCTTAAGTGATTTGCAGGTGTTGGATAGAGTGGCAACCTACTATTCAGTTGGTCACTTATGCGTACCTGGTGGTCCTACAAAAAAACCTTGGGGTAAATATGTGATCGCTTATAATAAAATTACAAAGGACCGATACTTACCTACAGGACCGGAACTTACACAAAGCGCACAATTATTTTCCATTGATGGTGACAAAATGAAACTGTTACTAGACTTTCCAACCATTGGTGAGCCCCACTATGCGGAAGCCATCCCGGCTGAACTGTTGAAGAAGAACAGTACCAAAATTTATAAGTTGGAAGACAATAAAAATCCATATGCAGCCTTGGGTGAAAAAAATGCAAAAGTTGAACGCAAAGGAAATGAAGTCCATGTGTACATGACTTCCATTCGATCACACTTCACGCCCGACAATATTGAAGGTGTTAAACTGGGTGATGCCGTTTACTTTCATGTTACCAACTTGGAGCAGGATTGGGATGTTCCGCATGGATTTGCCGTAAAAGGAGCAAACAATGCAGAATTACTGATCATGCCGGGAGAAACTCAGACGCTGCTTTGGAAACCTGAAAGAATAGGAATATTTCCAATGTACTGTACTGACTTTTGTTCTGCACTGCATCAGGAAATGCAAGGATACATCAGAGTGAGTCCTGCCGGATCAAATGTTCCAATTTCTTTTAGCACGGGTGTTAAAAGAGAAGAAAAAGTTCAATAA
- a CDS encoding energy transducer TonB: MADNQILKYAMDDIVFENRNKTYGAYFLRRLYDKNMTRAIIIGSILALLLISMPMILKAVREMMPTEKEDLSMREITLAEPPPIDPNKPPPPPPPKVDPPPIKDQIKFIPPKVMKDEEVKEEEPPPPTIEEIKDKDISTENRKGEEGGVDASLVEAPPPPVMEEEKKEEEPFKFVEQMPEFPDGAAAMMKYIQSNLKYPAIARENDIQGTVVVQFVVTKSGDITKVTIARGIGGGCDEEAARVVRSMPNWKPGKHNGRAVPVNFTLPIKFKLEG; the protein is encoded by the coding sequence ATGGCAGACAATCAAATTCTCAAATACGCCATGGACGACATCGTCTTTGAGAACCGTAACAAGACTTACGGTGCGTACTTTTTGAGAAGGCTTTATGATAAAAATATGACCAGGGCCATCATCATTGGAAGCATTCTGGCACTCTTGCTGATTTCGATGCCAATGATCCTGAAGGCAGTGAGGGAAATGATGCCTACCGAAAAGGAAGACTTATCCATGAGGGAGATAACTCTTGCCGAGCCACCTCCAATTGACCCCAACAAGCCTCCTCCTCCTCCTCCTCCAAAAGTGGATCCTCCGCCTATTAAAGACCAAATCAAATTCATTCCTCCAAAAGTTATGAAAGATGAAGAAGTCAAGGAAGAAGAACCACCACCACCAACGATTGAAGAAATTAAAGACAAAGACATCTCTACTGAAAATCGTAAAGGGGAAGAAGGCGGTGTGGACGCATCACTTGTTGAAGCTCCTCCTCCTCCAGTGATGGAAGAGGAAAAGAAAGAAGAAGAGCCTTTCAAATTTGTAGAACAAATGCCAGAATTTCCGGACGGTGCTGCGGCCATGATGAAGTACATTCAATCCAACCTAAAATATCCTGCAATAGCCCGTGAAAACGACATTCAGGGTACGGTGGTAGTTCAGTTTGTGGTGACCAAGAGTGGTGACATCACAAAAGTCACCATCGCACGCGGTATTGGTGGAGGTTGTGATGAAGAAGCTGCAAGGGTAGTAAGATCAATGCCTAACTGGAAACCCGGCAAACACAATGGTAGAGCGGTGCCGGTAAATTTTACGCTTCCAATTAAATTTAAACTGGAAGGGTAA
- a CDS encoding fasciclin domain-containing protein, translating into MKKYFCLLAILTTSIFISCNTNPKTETTRSVEAAAVPSGGQEAVQDDVSQKDIVKVAVGSPDHTTLVAALKQAEYVDDISNAGPFTVFAPTNDAFAKLPAGTVEGLMKPDQKMALQNILEYHVAVGGYKAEMLQDGQTIGMANGDNITVSFKGDKMMVNGTANVIASVPASNGIIHIIDAVLLPPAK; encoded by the coding sequence ATGAAAAAATATTTTTGTCTGCTCGCAATATTAACCACTTCCATTTTTATCTCTTGTAATACAAACCCAAAAACCGAGACAACCAGGTCTGTAGAGGCGGCCGCTGTACCGTCCGGTGGTCAGGAAGCAGTTCAGGATGATGTATCACAGAAAGACATTGTAAAAGTTGCAGTAGGTTCACCAGATCACACTACACTCGTTGCTGCTTTGAAGCAAGCAGAGTATGTGGATGATATTTCAAATGCCGGTCCGTTTACTGTGTTTGCACCTACAAATGATGCATTTGCAAAATTACCTGCAGGCACTGTGGAAGGTCTCATGAAACCAGATCAAAAAATGGCCTTACAAAATATTTTAGAATACCATGTCGCAGTAGGTGGATACAAAGCTGAGATGCTTCAGGATGGTCAAACTATCGGAATGGCCAATGGCGATAACATCACTGTAAGCTTCAAAGGTGACAAGATGATGGTAAATGGTACCGCTAATGTAATAGCAAGTGTACCTGCCAGTAATGGAATTATTCATATTATTGATGCAGTCTTGCTGCCACCAGCAAAGTAA
- a CDS encoding biopolymer transporter ExbD, protein MAEMNIPQGGGKKGHKKVRSKKMSTRVDLTAMVDLGFLLITFFMLATTFNKPKTMEVNKPAKEDKIDKKDEPPIKMSKTVSLMLGDNDKVYWYISPDEIDANTQLTLDSVDYSSTGLRKVIQRRQSEVQAQWGKKDDLFVMIKPLPKSKVKNTVDVLDEMTINGVTRYAILQPNDPIDSLVALKVGQSRK, encoded by the coding sequence ATGGCTGAAATGAATATCCCCCAGGGCGGGGGTAAGAAAGGTCACAAAAAAGTAAGGTCTAAAAAAATGTCCACCAGAGTGGACCTCACTGCGATGGTGGATCTTGGATTCTTGCTCATCACATTCTTTATGTTGGCTACCACCTTCAATAAGCCAAAAACTATGGAGGTAAATAAACCAGCCAAAGAAGATAAGATTGATAAAAAAGATGAACCACCTATAAAAATGTCAAAAACGGTGAGCCTAATGCTCGGCGACAACGACAAGGTTTATTGGTACATCTCTCCCGATGAAATTGATGCCAATACCCAGTTAACACTTGATAGTGTTGACTACAGTTCTACCGGGTTGAGAAAAGTAATCCAACGCCGACAAAGCGAAGTTCAGGCACAATGGGGTAAAAAAGACGACTTGTTTGTGATGATTAAACCACTTCCTAAGAGTAAGGTGAAAAATACAGTGGATGTATTGGATGAGATGACCATAAATGGCGTTACCAGATACGCCATACTTCAACCAAATGATCCTATTGATTCACTGGTTGCTCTAAAAGTTGGTCAATCAAGGAAATAA
- the purH gene encoding bifunctional phosphoribosylaminoimidazolecarboxamide formyltransferase/IMP cyclohydrolase → MGATRINSALISVYNKDGLEPLVRLIHDLGIVIYSTGGTQEYIEALGIPVVSVETITGYPSILGGRVKTLHPKVFGGILAIRNEDHLSQLAHFQIPVIDLVVVDLYPFEETVRNTTDEQEIIEKIDIGGISLIRAAAKNYKDVVIIASKEQYQHLQDILMSNALSRIEERKLLATKAFGVTSHYDTQIRNYFEGTDQSRSLRYGENPHQKAWFSGDLNLEFLQGKELSYNNILDVDAAMLLMEDFKDENPCFAVLKHNNVCGISVRNTLLDAWKDALAGDPVSAFGGVLICNKTLDLDTAKEIDLLFYEVLIAPDYEKPALDLLKGRKNRILLSIKSWPNQKILTKSALGGKLYQERDTRSLVVSDLRPVTKIIPTSTQMDDLIFAARCTKHLKSNAISLVKSAQLIGMGCGQTSRVDATVQAIEKAKRMGFETEGAVMASEAFFPFPDCVELAAAAGIKAIVQPGGSVNDQKSIDRADELGVSMVLSGIRQFKH, encoded by the coding sequence ATGGGCGCCACCAGAATCAATTCTGCGCTAATTTCGGTATACAACAAAGACGGCCTGGAGCCATTGGTCAGATTAATCCATGATCTGGGAATTGTCATTTATTCTACAGGAGGAACCCAGGAATACATTGAGGCATTGGGGATACCGGTTGTAAGTGTAGAAACCATTACCGGATATCCTTCCATTCTTGGAGGAAGAGTCAAAACCCTTCATCCAAAGGTTTTTGGCGGTATTTTGGCCATTAGAAATGAAGATCATTTAAGCCAGTTGGCACATTTTCAGATTCCGGTTATTGATCTGGTAGTAGTGGATTTATATCCATTTGAAGAGACGGTTAGGAATACTACTGATGAACAGGAGATTATTGAAAAAATTGATATTGGAGGTATTTCATTGATACGTGCTGCAGCCAAGAATTACAAAGATGTGGTCATTATAGCTTCAAAAGAACAATACCAACATCTACAAGACATTCTAATGAGTAATGCACTTAGCCGAATAGAAGAAAGAAAACTTTTGGCTACAAAGGCTTTTGGAGTTACCAGTCATTATGATACCCAAATAAGAAATTATTTTGAAGGGACGGATCAAAGCCGCAGTTTACGCTATGGCGAAAACCCCCATCAAAAAGCTTGGTTTTCGGGAGATCTGAATCTGGAATTTTTGCAGGGGAAGGAATTGTCTTACAACAATATTCTGGATGTGGATGCAGCAATGTTGCTGATGGAAGATTTTAAGGATGAAAATCCTTGTTTTGCAGTATTAAAACACAATAACGTTTGTGGTATTTCAGTTCGCAACACACTACTGGATGCCTGGAAAGATGCCTTAGCAGGAGATCCAGTCTCTGCATTCGGGGGCGTACTGATCTGCAACAAAACATTGGATCTGGATACGGCTAAAGAAATAGATTTGTTATTCTATGAAGTGCTCATTGCACCCGATTACGAAAAGCCTGCATTGGATTTATTAAAAGGACGAAAAAATAGAATTTTACTCAGTATAAAGAGCTGGCCGAATCAAAAAATTCTCACCAAGTCAGCACTTGGAGGAAAACTTTATCAGGAAAGAGATACACGCTCATTGGTTGTTTCTGATTTGAGACCTGTGACCAAAATAATTCCTACTTCAACGCAAATGGATGATTTAATTTTTGCAGCCCGATGTACAAAGCATTTAAAATCAAATGCGATAAGCCTGGTGAAATCTGCTCAATTAATCGGAATGGGATGTGGTCAGACCTCAAGAGTGGATGCTACCGTTCAAGCGATCGAGAAAGCTAAAAGGATGGGTTTTGAAACAGAAGGGGCAGTTATGGCGTCAGAAGCTTTTTTCCCATTCCCTGATTGTGTGGAACTTGCGGCCGCTGCCGGGATAAAAGCAATAGTCCAACCCGGTGGTTCTGTAAACGATCAAAAAAGTATTGATCGTGCGGATGAATTAGGAGTATCGATGGTTCTCAGTGGAATCAGACAATTTAAGCATTAA
- a CDS encoding biopolymer transporter ExbD, whose translation MPKVKIPRKSTTIDMTAMCDVAFLLLTFFILTTKFRAQEVVQIEIPPSTAQVPIPDKDIMMFNIATDGRIFFGLDDQNTRLKLLDRLAAAYQIEFTPKQKDAFRTLELWGMDIRLLPGFLDKEPNERANTIQPGLKIDTTGGAQIEDLILFSRQENNNLRIAIKADKATEYKSFDKLIEALQNRKVNKFNIVTSARAGKE comes from the coding sequence ATGCCTAAAGTTAAAATTCCTCGGAAAAGCACCACCATTGACATGACTGCCATGTGCGATGTGGCCTTCCTACTACTTACTTTTTTTATCCTGACAACTAAATTCAGAGCGCAGGAAGTGGTACAAATAGAAATTCCGCCATCCACTGCTCAGGTGCCAATTCCTGACAAGGACATCATGATGTTTAACATCGCTACTGATGGTAGAATTTTCTTCGGTCTGGATGATCAAAATACCAGATTGAAATTGTTGGATCGCTTGGCTGCTGCCTACCAGATTGAATTTACCCCTAAGCAAAAAGATGCTTTCCGGACTCTCGAATTATGGGGAATGGACATCAGATTGCTACCTGGGTTTTTGGATAAAGAACCTAATGAAAGAGCCAACACCATTCAACCTGGATTAAAAATTGACACAACAGGTGGTGCACAGATAGAAGACTTGATTTTGTTTTCCAGACAGGAAAACAACAATCTCAGAATTGCCATCAAGGCAGATAAAGCTACAGAGTACAAGTCGTTTGATAAACTGATAGAAGCACTTCAAAACCGTAAGGTGAACAAGTTCAACATCGTTACCTCAGCGCGTGCAGGAAAAGAATAA
- a CDS encoding DUF4286 family protein, with translation MIIYNVTVKIDKDKTDEWLHWMKHHHIPEVLNTGFFVKCRLSKLDLNEEDGHTYALQYDCPSMEHLNKYMMLCAPELQKKHIEKYAGSFVAFRTILQVVEEIYPQVSVN, from the coding sequence ATGATTATTTATAATGTGACCGTAAAAATAGATAAGGACAAAACAGACGAATGGCTTCACTGGATGAAACATCATCATATTCCTGAAGTCCTCAATACCGGTTTTTTCGTTAAGTGCCGATTGTCTAAGCTTGACTTGAATGAAGAAGATGGACATACCTATGCACTGCAATATGATTGCCCATCAATGGAACATTTAAACAAGTACATGATGCTGTGTGCTCCTGAATTACAAAAAAAACACATAGAAAAATACGCTGGAAGCTTTGTAGCATTTAGAACCATTCTTCAGGTAGTAGAAGAAATTTATCCTCAGGTTTCAGTTAACTGA
- a CDS encoding energy transducer TonB, which yields MVSNQVIKYDMDDIVFENRNKTYGAYFLRRLYDKNMNRAILIGSVLAILLVSTPMILKALRELMPTEKKDLSSKEIFLSDPPPIDPKNPPPPPPPKIDPPPIKDQIKFIPPKVMKDEEVKEEEPPPPTIEEIKDKDISTENRKGEEGGVDASLVEAPPPPVMEEEKKEEEPAKFVEQMPEFPDGAAAMMKYIQSNLNYPAIARENDIQGTVVVQFVVTKSGNITKVTIARGIGGGCDEEAARVVRSMPNWKPGKHNGKVLSVSFTLPIKFKLEG from the coding sequence ATGGTAAGCAATCAAGTTATTAAATACGACATGGACGACATCGTCTTTGAGAACCGCAACAAGACTTACGGTGCGTACTTTTTGAGAAGGCTTTATGATAAAAATATGAACAGGGCCATCCTCATTGGATCTGTTCTGGCTATTTTGCTGGTCTCTACACCTATGATCTTGAAGGCATTGAGGGAATTGATGCCTACCGAAAAGAAAGACTTATCCTCTAAGGAAATTTTCCTTTCCGACCCACCTCCTATTGATCCCAAAAACCCGCCACCACCACCACCGCCTAAAATAGATCCTCCGCCTATTAAGGACCAAATCAAATTCATTCCTCCAAAAGTTATGAAAGATGAAGAAGTCAAAGAAGAAGAACCGCCGCCACCAACGATAGAAGAAATTAAAGACAAAGACATCTCCACAGAAAATCGTAAAGGAGAAGAAGGTGGTGTGGACGCTTCACTTGTAGAAGCACCTCCTCCTCCGGTGATGGAAGAAGAAAAGAAAGAAGAGGAGCCTGCCAAATTTGTAGAACAAATGCCTGAATTTCCGGATGGTGCTGCAGCCATGATGAAGTACATTCAATCCAATCTAAATTATCCTGCAATAGCCCGCGAAAACGACATCCAGGGTACTGTGGTAGTTCAGTTTGTGGTGACCAAGAGTGGCAACATCACAAAAGTTACCATCGCGCGCGGTATAGGAGGAGGGTGTGATGAAGAAGCTGCAAGGGTGGTAAGATCAATGCCTAACTGGAAACCAGGTAAACACAATGGAAAAGTTTTATCGGTTAGTTTTACACTTCCAATTAAATTTAAACTGGAAGGATAA